A stretch of Usitatibacter palustris DNA encodes these proteins:
- a CDS encoding ABC transporter ATP-binding protein, producing MNKYLNIENVGMTFYKRGATFEALSDISLTVDQGEFITLIGHSGCGKSTLLNLVAGLLRATTGHLLLSNKEIAGPGPERGVVFQNHSLLPWLTAAGNVLLAVERVFGERESRAQLQARTTAALELVGLGHAASRYPDEISGGMKQRVGIARALAMEPKILLLDEPFGALDALTRAHLQDELMGIVAKTGSTVVMVTHDVDEAVLLSDRIVMMTNGPAATIGAILDVGLPKPRERLQLATNPRYIECRREVLEFLYSRQAMKAA from the coding sequence ATGAACAAATACCTGAACATCGAAAACGTCGGCATGACCTTCTACAAGCGCGGCGCCACCTTCGAGGCGCTGAGCGACATCTCGCTCACCGTGGACCAGGGCGAGTTCATCACGCTCATCGGCCACTCGGGCTGCGGCAAGTCGACGCTGCTCAATCTCGTCGCGGGCCTCCTTCGCGCGACGACGGGGCACCTCCTGCTCAGCAACAAGGAGATCGCGGGTCCCGGCCCGGAACGCGGCGTCGTTTTCCAGAACCACTCGCTGCTGCCGTGGCTCACCGCGGCGGGCAACGTGCTCCTCGCGGTCGAACGCGTGTTCGGTGAACGCGAATCGCGCGCGCAACTGCAGGCCCGCACGACGGCGGCCCTCGAGCTGGTGGGCCTTGGTCACGCCGCCTCGCGCTATCCGGACGAGATCTCGGGCGGCATGAAGCAGCGCGTGGGCATCGCCCGCGCTCTTGCGATGGAACCGAAGATCCTCCTCCTCGATGAACCGTTCGGCGCCCTCGACGCATTGACGCGCGCGCACCTGCAGGACGAGCTGATGGGCATCGTCGCCAAGACGGGCAGCACGGTCGTGATGGTCACGCACGACGTCGACGAAGCCGTGCTCCTCTCCGACCGCATCGTGATGATGACCAACGGCCCGGCCGCCACGATCGGCGCGATCCTCGACGTGGGCCTGCCCAAGCCGCGCGAGCGCCTGCAGCTCGCCACGAACCCGCGCTACATCGAATGCCGGCGCGAGGTGCTCGAGTTCCTCTACAGCCGCCAGGCGATGAAGGCCGCCTGA
- a CDS encoding CmpA/NrtA family ABC transporter substrate-binding protein produces the protein MEPRRKFLSDSLLGGAALMAGLSPGIRGAVWAAGSDAPEKKEVKIGFIPLTDCASVVMAAAKGFDKKYGITIVPSKEASWAAVRDKLVNGELDASHVLYGLIYGVQMGIGGPKKDMAVLMNLNHNGQAFCLSRKLYDKGVTDATSLAALIKKEKGEYTFAQTFPTGTHAMWLYYWLATYGINPFTDVKTITVPPPQMVANMRVGNMDGYCVGEPWHVRAIVDKIGFTAETTQGLWKDHPEKTLGTTMEWLQKNPNTARAMTAAILEAGRWIDASDANKKETAKVIAEKSYVNTDVDVIEGRMLGQYDNGIGKKWQDPNNMKFFNDGAVNFPYLSDGMWFMTQHRRWGLLKEDPDYLAVAKKVNQIEIYKEAAAAAKVNLPKDVMRTSKLIDGVVWDGKDPAKYAGGFKVKVA, from the coding sequence ATGGAGCCCCGGCGCAAGTTCCTTTCCGATTCACTGCTCGGCGGAGCGGCGCTGATGGCCGGCCTTTCGCCCGGCATTCGCGGCGCCGTCTGGGCCGCCGGCTCCGACGCACCCGAGAAGAAGGAAGTGAAGATCGGCTTCATTCCGCTCACCGACTGCGCCTCCGTCGTGATGGCCGCCGCGAAAGGCTTCGACAAGAAATACGGCATCACCATCGTCCCGTCGAAGGAAGCCTCGTGGGCCGCGGTGCGCGACAAGCTCGTCAACGGCGAGCTCGACGCCTCCCACGTCCTCTATGGACTGATCTACGGCGTGCAGATGGGCATCGGCGGCCCGAAGAAGGACATGGCCGTGCTCATGAACCTCAATCACAACGGCCAGGCGTTCTGCCTGTCGCGCAAGCTCTACGACAAGGGCGTGACGGATGCGACCAGCCTCGCCGCGCTCATCAAGAAGGAGAAGGGCGAATACACGTTCGCGCAGACCTTCCCCACCGGCACGCACGCGATGTGGCTCTACTACTGGCTCGCCACCTACGGCATCAATCCCTTCACCGACGTGAAGACAATCACCGTGCCGCCGCCCCAGATGGTCGCGAACATGCGCGTGGGCAACATGGACGGCTACTGCGTGGGCGAACCGTGGCATGTGCGCGCCATCGTCGACAAGATCGGCTTCACTGCGGAGACCACGCAGGGCCTCTGGAAGGATCACCCCGAAAAGACGCTCGGCACCACGATGGAGTGGCTGCAGAAGAACCCCAACACCGCGCGCGCGATGACGGCCGCGATCCTCGAAGCTGGCCGCTGGATCGACGCATCCGACGCGAACAAGAAGGAAACCGCGAAGGTCATCGCCGAGAAGTCGTACGTGAACACCGACGTCGACGTGATCGAAGGCCGGATGCTCGGCCAGTACGACAACGGCATCGGCAAGAAATGGCAGGACCCGAACAACATGAAGTTCTTCAACGACGGCGCGGTGAACTTCCCCTACCTCTCCGACGGCATGTGGTTCATGACGCAGCACCGCCGCTGGGGCCTGCTCAAGGAAGACCCCGATTACCTCGCGGTCGCGAAGAAGGTGAACCAGATCGAGATCTACAAGGAAGCCGCCGCGGCCGCGAAGGTGAACCTGCCCAAGGACGTGATGCGCACCTCGAAGCTCATCGACGGCGTCGTGTGGGACGGCAAGGATCCCGCCAAGTACGCCGGCGGATTCAAGGTGAAGGTCGCATGA
- a CDS encoding ANTAR domain-containing response regulator: MLKILIVDDAPERRRALQLALAAVPGVKVACVVESAREILDRVNEHRPDVVLIDTTSPSRDVLEQLGVVSSTAPRPVVIFAEDGSTETIRDALKAGVSAYIVDGIAPGRLDAVMRVAIERFTTDQELRTQLAATRGELADRKVIERAKGLIMKQRKVSEEEAFKALRDLAMQRGKKIGEIARQVIDAATLLG; encoded by the coding sequence ATGCTCAAGATCCTCATTGTCGACGATGCCCCTGAGCGCCGGCGCGCGCTGCAGCTGGCGCTGGCTGCCGTGCCGGGCGTGAAGGTGGCCTGCGTGGTCGAGTCGGCGCGCGAGATCCTCGATCGCGTCAACGAACACCGCCCCGATGTGGTGCTCATCGACACCACTTCGCCCAGCCGCGACGTGCTCGAACAGTTGGGCGTGGTGTCCTCCACCGCGCCGCGCCCCGTGGTGATCTTCGCGGAAGACGGCAGCACCGAAACCATTCGTGACGCCCTGAAGGCGGGAGTGTCGGCCTACATCGTCGATGGCATCGCGCCCGGCCGGCTCGACGCCGTGATGCGCGTCGCAATCGAGCGCTTCACCACGGACCAGGAGCTGCGCACGCAACTCGCGGCGACGCGCGGCGAGCTCGCGGATCGCAAGGTGATCGAGCGCGCGAAGGGCCTGATCATGAAGCAGCGCAAGGTGAGCGAGGAAGAAGCGTTCAAGGCGCTGCGCGACCTCGCGATGCAGCGCGGAAAGAAGATCGGCGAGATCGCGCGCCAGGTCATCGACGCGGCCACCCTCCTCGGCTGA
- the ntrB gene encoding nitrate ABC transporter permease, with protein MSAVAQPLERRVVAHPSALKVQAQVTVPTPRAAAPATVAARPRTPPPAWLVQVIAWALGLAVFVGLWAFIAKFGRIPDPASVFKEAVVLFSDPFYRKGPNDQGIGWNVLTSLGRVAIGFGAAALVGIPLGFIIGRFKFLADMAAPIIALLKPVSPLAWLPIGLLLFKAANPAAIYVIFICSLWPMIVNTAVGVRQIPQDYLNVARVLNLSEWKVFTKILFPAVLPYMLTGVRLSIGVAWLVIVAAEMLTGGVGIGFWVWDEWNNLKVDHILIAIFTIGIVGLVLEQALIFIAKRVSHGVNA; from the coding sequence ATGAGCGCCGTGGCGCAGCCCCTCGAGCGCCGCGTGGTCGCGCATCCCTCGGCGCTGAAGGTCCAGGCCCAGGTGACCGTGCCCACGCCGCGCGCGGCCGCGCCGGCAACGGTGGCGGCCCGCCCGCGGACGCCGCCGCCCGCATGGCTCGTGCAGGTGATCGCGTGGGCACTGGGCCTCGCGGTCTTCGTGGGGCTGTGGGCCTTCATCGCGAAGTTCGGACGCATTCCGGATCCGGCCTCGGTATTCAAGGAAGCGGTGGTCCTCTTCTCCGACCCCTTCTATCGCAAGGGACCCAACGACCAGGGCATCGGCTGGAACGTGCTCACGTCGCTGGGACGCGTGGCCATCGGCTTCGGGGCTGCGGCGCTCGTGGGCATTCCGCTCGGTTTCATCATCGGGCGCTTCAAGTTCCTCGCCGACATGGCCGCGCCGATCATCGCGCTGCTCAAGCCCGTGAGCCCGCTCGCGTGGCTGCCGATCGGCCTGCTGCTCTTCAAGGCGGCCAATCCCGCGGCGATCTACGTGATCTTCATCTGCTCGCTCTGGCCGATGATCGTGAACACCGCCGTGGGCGTGCGCCAGATTCCGCAGGACTACCTCAACGTCGCGCGCGTGCTGAACCTCTCCGAGTGGAAGGTCTTCACGAAGATCCTCTTCCCCGCGGTGCTGCCCTACATGCTCACCGGCGTGCGCCTGTCGATCGGCGTGGCCTGGCTCGTGATCGTGGCGGCTGAAATGCTCACCGGGGGCGTGGGCATCGGCTTCTGGGTGTGGGACGAGTGGAACAACCTCAAGGTCGATCACATCCTGATCGCGATCTTCACCATCGGCATCGTCGGCCTCGTGCTCGAGCAGGCCCTGATCTTCATCGCCAAGCGCGTGAGCCACGGCGTCAACGCCTGA